The following are from one region of the Passer domesticus isolate bPasDom1 chromosome 13, bPasDom1.hap1, whole genome shotgun sequence genome:
- the LOC135280110 gene encoding protocadherin alpha-8-like, giving the protein MGERWCAAVLRVLVLQALAWALAGGQVRYSVAEEAKAGTVVGRLAQDLGLEAGEAEARRLRLVAPGRRASVEVSGASGALLVSSRLDREGLCGKSAPCALRLEVLLERPLRVFHVQLEVTDINDNAPVFPAARKNLSIAEFTTLPGSRFPLEGASDADIGANAQLTYTLSPSEHFSLDLQKSNERNIEPELVLTKALDRETIPVHRLVLTASDGGRPSLTGTMELVISVLDVNDNAPQFNQSVYKVQLPENAAVGTLVMRVNATDVDEGINSELTYAVTNFIPPSGRDVISINPNTGEIHLTAALDFEEVSIFDFRIEATDKGTPPLSGHCRVELKVLDVNDNAPEVWVTSLSVPVAEDASVGTVVALLSVSDRDSGENGRVRCWVWPASPFGLEATFAGSYSLVLREALDRERVSEYEVEVRAEDGGAPALRASRGLRVPVSDVNDNAPAFAQAVYTVLARENNAAGAELARLWARDPDEAGNGRVSYSLWEGGGGGGAAGSSSWWSGGGWRPASSYVSVDAESGRLWALQPLDYEELQVLQFEVRAVDAGEPPLSGNATVQLFVLDENDNAPALLPAAGSAPEAGAVAAAEAAGVGAGSASGTLWAWAAWGAPAGQVVAKIRAVDADSGYNAWLRYELWEPRGKGPFRVGLYSGEVSTARALDEADGPRQRLLIVVRDHGEPARSATATLSVSLLEAAEAALAAGSSSSSSSPSRSAVGVELGPGAASAATNVWLVVAICAVSSLFLLAVVLYGASRWAPRAAVLSGPGPTTLVCASEVGSWSYSQRHSRSLCVAEGAAKSDLMVFSPNFPPPPPPPGPAPKDTQPEPSALLDTVSGNTLLVFSPYPNLCPARCAGSAGIRAPFDECLTGA; this is encoded by the coding sequence ATGGGCGAGCGGTGGTGTGCGGCGGTGCTGcgggtgctggtgctgcaggcgCTGGCCTGGGCGCTGGCGGGCGGGCAGGTGCGCTACTCGGTGGCGGAGGAAGCCAAGGCCGGCACGGTGGTGGGCCGTCTGGCGCAGGACCTGGGTCTGGAGGCGGGCGAGGCGGAGGCGCGGCGGCTGCGGCTGGTggctccgggccggcgggcgaGCGTGGAGGTGAGCGGGGCGAGCGGCGCGCTGCTGGTGAGCTCGCGGCTCGACCGGGAGGGGCTGTGCGGCAAGAGCGCGCCGTGCGCGCTGCgcctggaggtgctgctggagcgGCCGCTGCGCGTCTTCCATGTGCAGCTGGAGGTCACCGACATCAACGACAATGCCCCCGTCTTCCCCGCCGCTCGTAAAAACCTCAGCATCGCGGAATTCACCACTCTGCCCGGGTCTCGTTTCCCGCTGGAGGGCGCGTCAGATGCGGATATCGGAGCGAATGCGCAGCTGACCTATACACTCAGCCCCAGCGAGCATTTCTCTCTGGATTTACAAAAATCGAATGAGCGAAATATTGAGCCTGAACTGGTTTTAACGAAAGCTCTGGACCGCGAGACGATTCCCGTGCACCGGTTGGTGCTGACGGCGAGTGACGGGGGCCGGCCGTCTCTCACGGGCACCATGGAGCTGGTGATCTCGGTGCTGGATGTGAACGACAACGCGCCCCAGTTCAACCAGTCCGTGTATAAAGTGCAGCTGCCGGAGAACGCTGCCGTAGGAACGCTGGTGATGAGGGTGAATGCCACGGATGTAGACGAGGGAATTAACAGTGAATTGACCTATGCCGTTACGAATTTCATTCCCCCGAGTGGAAGAGACGTGATTTCCATCAATCCTAATACCGGGGAAATTCATCTCACAGCAGCCCTGGACTTCGAAGAAGTCAGTATTTTTGATTTTCGTATCGAAGCGACAGACAAGGGGACACCCCCGCTGTCGGGTCACTGCCGAGTTGAGCTGAAGGTACTGGACGTGAACGACAACGCGCCGGAGGTGTGGGTGACGTCGCTGTCGGTGCCGGTGGCGGAGGACGCGTCGGTGGGGACGGTGGTGGCCCTGCTGAGCGTGTCGGACCGGGATTCGGGGGAGAACGGGCGCGTGCGGTGCTGGGTGTGGCCGGCGTCGCCGTTCGGTCTGGAGGCGACGTTCGCGGGCTCGTACTCGCTGGTGCTGCGCGAGGCGCTGGACCGGGAGCGGGTGTCGGAGTACGAGGTGGAGGTGCGTGCGGAGGACGGCGGGGCGCCGGCGCTGCGCGCCAGCCGCGGGCTGCGGGTGCCGGTGTCGGACGTGAACGACAACGCGCCCGCCTTCGCGCAGGCCGTGTACACGGTGCTGGCGCGGGAGAACAacgcggcgggcgcggagctGGCGCGGCTGTGGGCGCGGGACCCGGACGAGGCGGGCAACGGGCGCGTCAGCTACTCGCTGTgggagggcggcggcggcggcggggccgcgggatCGTCGTCGTGGTGGTCGGGCGGCGGGTGGCGTCCGGCGTCGAGCTACGTGTCGGTGGACGCGGAGAGCGGGCGCCTGTGGGCGCTGCAGCCCTTGGACTAcgaggagctgcaggtgctgcagttCGAGGTGCGCGCGGTGGACGCGGGGGAGCCGCCGCTGAGCGGCAACGCCACGGTGCAGCTCTTCGTGCTGGACGAGAACGACAACGcgccggcgctgctgccggccGCGGGCTCGGCCCCGGAGGCGGGCGCCGTGGCGGCGGCCGAGGCGGCGGGCGTGGGGGCGGGCTCGGCGTCGGGCACGCTGTGGGCGTGGGCGGCGTGGGGGGCGCCGGCGGGGCAGGTGGTGGCCAAGATCCGCGCCGTGGACGCCGACTCGGGCTACAACGCGTGGCTGCGCTACGAGCTGTGGGAGCCGCGGGGCAAGGGCCCGTTCCGCGTGGGGCTCTACAGCGGCGAGGTGAGCACGGCGCGGGCGCTGGACGAGGCGGACGGGCCTCGCCAGAGGCTGCTGATCGTCGTGCGCGACCACGGCGAGCCGGCGCGCTCGGCCACGGCCACGCTCAGCGTATCCCTGCTCGAGGCGGCCGAGGCGGCGCTGGCCGCGGGCTCCTCCTCGTCGTCGTCGTCGCCGTCGCGCTCGGCCGTGGGCGTGGAGCTGGGGCCCGGGGCGGCGAGCGCGGCCACCAACGTGTGGCTGGTGGTGGCCATCTGCGCCGTGTccagcctgttcctgctggcCGTGGTGCTGTACGGGGCGTCGCGCTGGGCGCCGCGGGCGGCCGTGCTCTCGGGGCCCGGGCCCACCACGCTCGTGTGCGCCAGCGAAGTGGGCAGCTGGTCGTACTCGCAGCGCCACAGCCGGAGCCTGTGCGTGGCCGAAGGCGCCGCCAAGAGCGACCTCATGGTTTTCAGCCCCAACTTCCCCCCccctccgccgccgcccggccccgcgcccaaGGACACGCAGCCGGAGCCCTCCGCTCTCCTCGACACGGTCAGTGGCAATACCTTGCTCGTCTTTTCCCCCTATCCCAACCTCTGTCCCGCCAGGTGTGCAGGCTCTGCGGGAATCCGGGCTCCTTTCGATGAGTGCTTGACGGGTGCTTAA